From Arctopsyche grandis isolate Sample6627 chromosome 12, ASM5162203v2, whole genome shotgun sequence, one genomic window encodes:
- the LOC143919857 gene encoding dnaJ homolog subfamily C member 28, with protein sequence MRCIERTIFLSLNNISKIRFSSSKLDKDLSRCYEILNVNESSDYETVRQAYLLLAKKYHPDSGSPQSDVNKFKEVESAFRQIHKKITKQNNLLKDEDVGEFDIRHTAPQHRQYLSYEGVGIGTPMQREKQWVKVKASRAAQNVMEHRIAKTTAAENALMDKNQPIAKKKHDIKTKYGFDRLVEDLIQEAMSKGEFNNLKGIGKPLPLHQNTNPYVDFVTHKMNQVLIDNGFTPEWITLQKDIRHEVEKLRSSLLKERSKLGNVPLNPSEEYDWSRCVEKHNDLVKKINSKITHYNLVVPILQKQMIFISLEKEAQRALDTEAPLKFTEDTKKDDPKTSKEEKFNIIDMFSYIFKV encoded by the exons atgcG GTGTATAGAAAGAACTATATTTTTGTCACTCAATAATATTTCTAAAATACGTTTTTCATCAAGCAAATTGGACAAAGATTTGAGT AGATGTTACGAAATTCTCAATGTTAACGAAAGTAGTGACTATGAAACGGTACGCCAAGCATACCTCCTTCTCGCTAAAAAATATCATCCAGATTCGGGATCTCCGCAATCAGACGTGAACAAGTTCAAAGAGGTTGAATCGGCATTTAGgcaaattcacaaaaaaattacgAAGCAAAATAACCTACTAAAAGATGAAGATGTTGGTGAATTCGATATCAgg CATACGGCGCCTCAACATCGGCAGTATTTGAGCTACGAAGGAGTTGGAATCGGAACACCGATGCAAAGGGAAAAGCAATGGGTCAAAGTGAAAGCGTCTCGTGCTGCGCAAAACGTTATGGAACATCGGATAGCCAAGACTACGGCTGCTGAAAATGCATTGATGGACAAAAATCAACCGATAGCGAagaaaaaacatgatataaagaCGAA ATATGGATTTGATCGACTCGTCGAAGATCTCATCCAAGAGGCAATGTCCAAAGGagaatttaataacttaaaagGAATTGGAAAACCTTTACCATTACATCAAAATACAAATCCATATGTCGACTTTGTAACACATAAAATGAATCAG gTTTTAATCGATAATGGATTTACTCCGGAATGGATAACCCTTCAAAAAGACATCAGGCACGAAGTCGAAAAGTTACGTTCTAGCCTTTTAAAGGAGCGTAGCAAATTAGGCAACGTTCCATTGAATCCGTCCGAAGAGTACGACTGGTCTCGGTGCGTGGAAAAGCACAACGACTTGGTGAAAAAGATCAATTCAAAGATCACTCATTACAACCTCGTAGTTCCTATACTTCAAAAGCAAATGATATTCATTTCGCTTGAGAAAGAAGCCCAAAGAGCTTTAGACACGGAGGCACCTCTTAAATTCACCGAAGATACAAAAAAAGACGACCCAAAAACATCCAaagaagaaaaatttaatattatagatatgttttcatatatatttaaagtgtAG
- the LOC143919662 gene encoding uncharacterized protein LOC143919662: MECRLCLCYVTEESSVPIYEHSDSLKLLECIWNCCHLRITEHEKLPYTMCWSCKTNLNLFTDFKNICLQNDKKARKRSGIKVEEVILDDLIWEDESSHTNSQPYNIPKDDASNGRQPGDSKLEKEILINKLPRNGTKGKYPVPSSKCRSEEKSFKCEICSKCFLKNKYLKSHMKCHTRERPFKCDMCSKSFARNCELTVHMRYHTGEKPFKCDICSRCFIEKKSISSHMKYHIGEKPFKCELCSKCFMKNCELITHMTCHTGEKPFKCEICSKCFVRNYLLTTHMKCHTGEKTFKCKICAKSFVERGILNRHMIHHTGEKPFKCEICSKSFVERGVLNRHMIYHTGEKPFKCEICSKRFIEKGILNRHMIYHNGEKSFKCGICSKCFVSSRNLKRHLQCHAGEDLSNAKPAENDMPEK, encoded by the exons ATGGAGTGTCGACTTTGCTTATGTTATGTTACAGAAGAATCTTCAGTCCCTATATATGAACATTCAGACTCTTTGAAACTACTGGAATGCATTTGGAACTGCTGCCACCTACGG ATAACAGAACATGAAAAACTGCCCTACACAATGTGTTGGTCGTGTAAAACCAACTTGAATTTGTTcactgattttaaaaatatttgcttaCAAAACGATAAAAAAGCGAGAAAAAGATCAGGGATCAAAGTAGAGGAAGTCATTCTGGATGATTTAATTTGGGAAGACGAATCTTCACATACCAATTCTCAGCCATATAATATCCCTAAAGATGATGCGAGTAATGGCAGACAACCGGGTGATTCCAAACTAGAGAAAGAGATACTCATCAATAAACTTCCAAGAAATGGTACCAAGGGAAAATATCCTGtg cCTAGTAGTAAATGTCGCTCAGaggaaaaatcttttaaatgtgAGATCTGTtcgaaatgttttttaaaaaataaataccttaAAAGTCACATGAAATGTCACACCCGAGAGAGACCATTTAAATGCGATATGTGTTCGAAGTCTTTTGCTAGGAATTGCGAATTGACTGTACACATGCGGTAtcacactggggaaaaaccTTTCAAATGCGACATCTGCTCGAGGTGTTTCATCGAAAAGAAGAGTATCAGCAGTCATATGAAGTACCACATCGGGGAAAAACCTTTCAAATGCGAGCTCTGCTCGAAATGTTTCATGAAAAATTGCGAGCTGATAACGCACATGACATGCCACACTGGAGAgaaaccgttcaaatgtgaaatttgctcAAAATGTTTCGTGAGGAATTATCTGCTGACGACACATATGAAATGTCACACTGGGGAAAAAACGTTCAAATGCAAGATATGCGCGAAGAGTTTCGTCGAAAGGGGGATTTTAAATCGACATATGATCCATCACACCGGAGAAAAGCCATTCAAATGTGAGATTTGCTCGAAAAGCTTTGTCGAAAGAGGGGTTTTAAATCGACACATGATCTATCACACCGGGGAAAAACCTTTCAAGTGTGAGATCTGTTCGAAGAGATTTATAGAAAAAGGAATTTTGAATCGTCACATGATTTATCACAACGGGGAAAAGTCTTTCAAATGCGGGATCTGTTCCAAGTGTTTCGTTAGCAGCAGAAATCTAAAACGACATCTGCAATGTCACGCGGGGGAAGATCTTTCAAATGCAAAACCAGCAGAAAATGATATGCCGGAAAAGTGA